DNA sequence from the Bacteroidota bacterium genome:
TTGCGAAACTTGGCGGTAAAAAAAGTTGTCATGGGTAGCCTCAAAAAAAGCCCGACACATGCCGGGCTTTTATTTGTCTTTATTTTTTAGTCGTATTAATCATCGTCGTCATCATCGTCGTCATCATCGTCATCGTCATCATCATCGTCATCATCATCGTCATCATCGTCATCATCGCCGCCATCGTCATCATCGCCGTTCCATCCATTATCATCATAATTATTACAAGGATACTCTCCACAAACAACAGCATGCGATATAAGCCAATCTACCTCTTTATACTTTCCGTTTCCATCGGGGTCATCCTCTCCCCTTACATTAAAGGTATATTTTGTTGCCTTCTTTTCTAATTGCGGCTGTCCGTTTTTACCGGCCTTATAATTATACTGTCCGGGAGATGCTTTTTTGGGTTTCTTTGAACTTGCATAAGTGTGAACTTCCGTAAGGAAATAGCCTTCATCTAATTTATAGGTAACAGAGATATTCCCGTTTCCTTTTTCTTTATAGCTAACTGTTCCTACCAATGTTCCTTTATCTGTATCATTCCTACCGCATGCAGCCCAAAGAGGTCGTGTGAAGTTAATATTATCTTTATCGTGAAGTTTAGCGGCCCATCCCCAGTTAGTCGATATTCCTAATTCAGGGTACTTTTCCGGATTATCCCTTCTTTTTCGGGTAAACACATAACCTTTTTCATCACCCTTATTTCTTTCTTTTTTAAATTTAACAAAAGCAGTTTCACACTTAATATTACCGCTGGGATCAGGATCCGGGTCAGGATCCGTGGAACTACAATCGCCCCATGTAAATTCATATTTACCATTATCACCGGTAATTACAGCAGGATCATCGTCAGCGCTAAATTCTTCCGAGATAATTTCCTTAAACGAACCGTCGGGCATCAGTAAATAAATATAAAAAGTATAAGTGTTTTCACTGTCTACAATGTCGGGATATTCTATACATAAAGGTTTATCCTCGCCCAGCCAACTCTGATTAGAATTTTTCTTTTCATTATTAACCATTTCATCACCAGCAGTAATCTCTACCTTAAATATAGCGGGAAAAGTACTGCCTTTATATGCTTTCTGACCTGAATATGGCGATCCGTTTGCATGCCATGCCTTATGATTATCTACGCAAACATCGCCTTCGAAACAAAGGGTTTTGACCTTAATTTTATTAAAATCTATCCACGAAAAACCAAATTCATCATAGCTGTATTCCTCAAAACACAGTACGTCTACATCTACAGGGTATTTTTCAAAAGCAACAACCTCGAAATCCTTACTGACTCCTTCAATTCCCCATAATTCCTGATAAGCAGAACCATTGGACGGTGCCAGCCAAATCATTTTCATATCTTTATCATAAACGGCAAAATACTCAAGTGTATGTTTCCCGACAGCCATTTTAATAACTTCGGTTTCGGTACCATCATTTAAGTTTGGTAAAACATCCAATAAATATTCCTCACCGTCTATAACAGCCTTTACATGAGCCGGCAGTTCGTCCGAGCATGTTGGTAAATCATCTTTATCGAGATCTGATTTTTTATTATCGTCTGAAACATTAACTATTCTGAATGATACATCTTGTAAGGTATCTTCTTCGGGAGGTCTCTCGCATGATGAAAATGTGAGAAAGACTATAGCAACAAGCGATGTTACTAATTTATTAAAACATCTCATTATAGTAGCTTTTGTGGTTAACTAAACGCAACTATAAAGATATGAATTTTCCTTTAAGTAACAATGAAAACCAAGCACAACATACAATTTAAACACCTGCATGTCAGTTAATTAAACAAATTAACAAACAAAGAAATCAAATATCCTTACTCCCGGGTTTATTACATTTATCACCCTGGCTTTTTCATCTGTTAACATCGTTTATTAGCTATGATTTTCATCTCTAATATGAGTTAACTCCTTTGATTTTCATACTTCAGCATTGATATATTACTCTATCTTTTTCTTCCAGTTTTTTGAACATATTAATCTTACAACAAACAAAATATATAACATATTATATAATTTACATTTTGCCTAATGTAATATTTTACTTACTTTAGATCTAATTAAAAACTAATTAACCCTCAATAATCCAATATTATGAGAAAAGTTTATTTATTATTAGCATCAATCATGTTAGTCGCAACATCTTGTGATAAAAATGATATCGCAGACGAAGCAGTATTAAAATCATTTAATGTAAAAAAATCTTCTGGTACTAAAATGTGTACTACTATTCAAAGTGCAACTCTTATGTACAATTCAGAGCATTATTTAGCTGACGAAGCATTATCGCCGGGATATGATATTTTTGGCTATAATTACCAGGCTCACATGTTTAATGGCTCTTATGCCGATGCCTATTTAGGTAGGGCAGGATCGGCTTTCCCACCTTATAATGGCGATGATGAATCATATTTGTCTGAAAATCCAGATGCTGAAAGTCATTGGGTTTGGCCATATCGTAAGATTAATTTAATTATGAAATGGAATGATGCATGGTTATCCAACAAAGATTGTGATGGGGATGGAAAATTAGACAGGCATTTTGGTTTTGATTCTTATATCGGCTCTGGTGCTTGGTTAACTAATCATGAAAAAGGACACTATATTGATGATGATGGTGTTGAAAGAACTTATACTTATTTTGTAAAAATTGTTGCTGCTCCATCTGATGCTTATGTTGTTGATGGAATTTGGTATAGTGCTGACGATACAGAAATTGGACCAGTTATTTGGGGATCATTTGCTATTATTCAAGAACAAGCTACTGGAGATATGAGTGATGTTGTTGAAACTTACAGGAGCAAATTCAAAACCGGTTTAGGTAATTGGTAAAATAAAGACTTTTAATAAAAAAGAAGACTGTTAATAATAGCAGTCTTCTTTTTTATTGTCTATTACTATCACGTAACTATCACAATTTCAAACTCTTCAACCACATACACACTACATATGATAACTTCTTTTAACCACAAAACTTAATATTTTTTGTCATCTCATCTCCTGTCAATCATGCTAAAGAGCGTGACAGGATTCTAAGGCATAAATCAAATAGTATAATATTTCTAAATCAGGTTACAAACTCTAATCCGCAGCCTCCTGCATCTTATTAGAATATGGCCTCATACGCTGCTTATAAACTTCAAATCTCGATTTTGTAACTTTTACAGGCCATGAGTTATTTTCCGTATTTATATCTGACGTTTCCTGATACTTATCAATTTCAACAGATTTAAGTTTTTTGTCGAAATAGAACACTTTAGTGAACTCTTTTTGATTATAGCGCCATATTTGTGCGGGAAGCTTCTCATCAAGCTCACTGCCATCCTCAAATATAAAACTAAGTAAAACAGGCATTATCAGCTCTCCGTTATTTTTAATTTTCAGCTCATAGAAGTAGTTAGAGTCATTCATAGCCCTCTGTTCTCCTTCTTCGGTTTGGGTAGTCATATACTCGTATGCATTCCTGTCGTATTCGGTTACAGCATATTTATCATAGCTATTATAAAAATCCAAAGCTGCAGTATCTTTTTCCACATAGGTTTTAATTCCGGCCTTACGGTTGTTTAATGTGGTGATATTTTGGCTAACTTCCTGACTGCGTCTAAATTCATTTTGCTCTTCGGGATTCTGGTTATTTACCTGTATCTCTTTTACCGAAACCAACTCTAGATCCAGATTTTTATTAGAATAAAACCATCCTCTCCAGAACCAGCCTAAATCTTCACCTGAAGCATCTTCCATAGTCCTGAAAAAATCTGCAGGTGTAGGATGCTTAAACTTCCAGCGATTTGCATATTCTTTAAAGGCAAAATCGAATAGCTCCCTACCCATAACAGTTTCCCTTAGTATATTTAACGCTGTAGCAGGCTTATCATAATTATTTTTATAATAATCTCTTGCATAATCCGAACGTGTCATCATTGTTGCCTTATTAGTAGCATCGGCTTTCATAAAAGGAACAATAGTAGTGGCATGCCCCCTATTTACAGGAAAATCTTCCTCCCATTCCTGCTCGGCAACAAATTCCAAATAAGAATTTAACCCTTCATCCATCCATGCATATTTCCTTTCATCCGAATTTATAATCATCGGAAAATAGTTATGCCCCACTTCGTGTATAATTACTTTGATCATTCCATACTT
Encoded proteins:
- a CDS encoding M1 family metallopeptidase, with protein sequence GESFKFEIKWKYNINDYIKYGGRSGYEPFEDANNIYVIAQWFPRMAVYNDREGWQTSQFLGAGEFALVFGDYDVKITVPADHLVGATGELQNPTSVLSSTQRKRLNKARNTFDKPVVIQTQEEAEKAEKSRSKASKTWHFKAKNVRDFAFSSSRKFIWDAMAVKLENKTVMAVSYYPKEGNPLWEKYSTRAVAHTLKTYSKYTFDYPYHKAISVNAKDQGMEYPMICWNFGRPEYDGTYPEWVKYGMIKVIIHEVGHNYFPMIINSDERKYAWMDEGLNSYLEFVAEQEWEEDFPVNRGHATTIVPFMKADATNKATMMTRSDYARDYYKNNYDKPATALNILRETVMGRELFDFAFKEYANRWKFKHPTPADFFRTMEDASGEDLGWFWRGWFYSNKNLDLELVSVKEIQVNNQNPEEQNEFRRSQEVSQNITTLNNRKAGIKTYVEKDTAALDFYNSYDKYAVTEYDRNAYEYMTTQTEEGEQRAMNDSNYFYELKIKNNGELIMPVLLSFIFEDGSELDEKLPAQIWRYNQKEFTKVFYFDKKLKSVEIDKYQETSDINTENNSWPVKVTKSRFEVYKQRMRPYSNKMQEAAD